A genomic window from Triticum urartu cultivar G1812 chromosome 7, Tu2.1, whole genome shotgun sequence includes:
- the LOC125522055 gene encoding 60S acidic ribosomal protein P3-like, with the protein MGVFTFVCRDSGAEWSAKQHKGELEASAATPYDLQRQLVSAACAEDKSGGVQSSFTMVSPKSAIFQVVIGGASAGPIGGGGAAGGAAASGGAAAEAPKAEEKKEEEKEESEDDLGFSLFD; encoded by the exons ATGGGCGTCTTCACCTTCGTGTGCCGCGACTCCGGCGCCGAGTGGTCGGCCAAGCAGCACAAGGGCGAGCTCGAGGCCTCCGCCGCCACCCCCTACGACCTGCAGCGTCAGCTCGTCTCCGCCGCCTGCGCCGAGGACAAGTCCGGCGGCGTCCAGTCCTCCTTCACCATGGTCTCCCCCAAGTCCGCCATCTTCCAG GTGGTCATTGGTGGTGCCTCTGCTGGTCCGAtcggtggtggtggtgctgctgGTGGTGCCGCAGCATCAGGTGGAGCTGCCGCTGAGGCCCCCAAGGctgaggagaagaaggaagaagagaaggaggagagcgaggacgACCTTGGCTTCTCCCTCTTTGATTAG